The following are from one region of the Arcobacter defluvii genome:
- a CDS encoding succinate dehydrogenase/fumarate reductase iron-sulfur subunit, with protein MKIRIKRFNKELNVDSQNEYEILDSNLLKSLIYIKTKIDNSLSFRCGCKSGVCGSCAVRVNGIEKLACKTFINENDLIEPLRNSKVIKDLIIDVSHETSLIKSTSSYIDIKSNKQINQDNIKQIDLQSNCILCNSCFSSCPVYEVNRNFIGPFALTRALRYVNEAKLESNDKILANIQINGIWDCTLCSSCTLVCPQSIDPKADIIQLQNISVQKGFSNPNFQNFSLDFNDDFAGGFNPNGF; from the coding sequence ATGAAAATAAGAATAAAAAGATTTAATAAAGAATTAAATGTTGATTCACAAAATGAATATGAAATATTAGACTCAAATCTTCTCAAATCATTGATTTATATAAAAACTAAAATTGATAATTCATTAAGTTTTAGATGTGGATGTAAAAGTGGTGTTTGTGGTTCGTGTGCTGTAAGAGTAAATGGCATTGAAAAATTAGCTTGTAAGACATTTATAAATGAAAATGATTTAATTGAACCATTAAGAAATTCTAAAGTGATAAAAGACTTGATTATAGATGTTTCACATGAAACATCCCTAATAAAATCAACTTCAAGTTATATAGATATAAAATCCAATAAACAAATAAATCAAGATAATATAAAGCAAATTGATTTACAAAGCAATTGTATATTGTGCAATTCATGTTTTAGTTCTTGTCCAGTTTATGAAGTAAATAGAAACTTTATAGGTCCTTTTGCATTAACAAGAGCATTAAGATATGTAAATGAGGCTAAACTTGAATCAAATGATAAAATTCTAGCTAATATACAAATAAATGGTATTTGGGATTGTACATTATGCAGTAGCTGTACATTAGTTTGTCCTCAAAGTATTGATCCAAAAGCAGATATAATACAACTTCAAAATATATCAGTACAAAAAGGATTTTCTAATCCTAACTTTCAGAATTTTTCTTTAGATTTTAATGATGATTTTGCAGGAGGATTTAATCCAAATGGATTTTAG
- a CDS encoding AEC family transporter, translating into MFSVLPVYFFILLGFVAKKKFTTQIDEKTLVLLSLYFFQPILIVWGLTKTPINYEFIMSPIFYLIIVLITLSVLIFISKIVFTSRTDESIYLGSALVGNTGNLGIPLGIALFGVESVPYTSIINIANIFFMYTISVYFFAREQFSLKGALFSILKIPAIWFALFALFLNYYQIPISEHIQVALDMGAYTSLTIQLFIFGVYLYSVKIKTIPWKLSLHVSFAKHILLPLIGIFIVISFTNFNSFVASILIMELMVPLAVNNVNFSVLYNCKPFEVASTILVSSTIFVAILYFYIEIINYFIK; encoded by the coding sequence ATATTTTCTGTTTTACCTGTTTATTTTTTTATTTTATTAGGTTTTGTTGCTAAAAAAAAATTTACTACTCAAATTGATGAAAAAACTTTAGTTCTTTTATCTTTATATTTTTTTCAACCAATTCTAATAGTTTGGGGATTAACTAAAACTCCTATAAACTATGAATTTATAATGTCACCAATTTTTTATCTAATAATTGTTTTAATAACTTTATCTGTATTAATCTTTATTTCTAAGATTGTATTTACTTCAAGAACAGATGAATCTATTTATTTAGGGAGTGCACTTGTTGGAAATACAGGTAATTTAGGAATTCCACTTGGAATTGCACTTTTTGGCGTTGAATCAGTACCTTATACAAGTATCATAAATATTGCAAATATTTTTTTCATGTATACAATATCTGTGTATTTCTTTGCACGTGAACAATTTTCTTTAAAAGGTGCATTATTTTCTATTTTAAAAATACCAGCAATTTGGTTTGCATTATTTGCACTTTTTTTAAACTATTATCAAATCCCAATAAGTGAACATATTCAAGTTGCTTTAGATATGGGAGCTTATACCTCTTTGACAATTCAACTTTTTATTTTTGGTGTATATCTTTATAGTGTTAAAATAAAAACTATCCCTTGGAAATTGTCTTTACATGTTTCTTTTGCAAAACATATATTATTACCATTGATTGGAATTTTTATTGTTATTTCTTTTACAAATTTTAACTCTTTTGTTGCTTCAATTTTGATTATGGAACTTATGGTTCCTCTTGCTGTTAATAATGTTAATTTTTCAGTTTTATATAACTGTAAACCTTTTGAGGTTGCATCTACGATTTTAGTCTCTAGTACAATTTTTGTAGCAATATTATATTTTTATATTGAAATTATAAATTATTTTATAAAGTAG
- the bluB gene encoding 5,6-dimethylbenzimidazole synthase has product MKFNKKDLETLTNIIASRRDVRGNNFINKKISNKDLYTILNSALHAPSVGYSQPWRFIIVDEEKRAFVYKHFSKSYEKSKDKFKDRPLYNNLKLEGIKESNINIAVYYKKNKKNILGQTYMKRTGEYSVVCAILNMWLTSRALNIGMGWVSILKPKKINKIFDMDKNEYKFIAYLCFGYTKEFYDEPELKKLNWNKEKKLKDCILN; this is encoded by the coding sequence ATGAAATTTAATAAAAAAGATTTAGAAACACTTACAAACATTATTGCCTCTAGACGTGATGTAAGAGGCAATAACTTTATAAATAAAAAAATATCAAACAAAGATTTATATACTATTTTAAACTCTGCCTTACACGCTCCATCTGTTGGTTATTCTCAACCTTGGAGATTTATAATTGTTGATGAAGAAAAACGAGCTTTTGTTTATAAACACTTTAGTAAATCATATGAAAAGAGTAAAGATAAATTTAAAGATAGACCTTTATATAACAATTTAAAATTAGAAGGTATAAAAGAATCAAATATAAATATTGCTGTATATTATAAAAAGAACAAAAAGAATATTCTTGGTCAAACATATATGAAAAGAACTGGTGAATACTCTGTTGTTTGTGCAATACTTAATATGTGGCTTACTTCTCGTGCTTTAAATATTGGTATGGGTTGGGTTTCTATTTTAAAACCTAAAAAAATTAATAAAATATTTGATATGGATAAAAATGAGTATAAATTTATTGCGTATTTATGCTTTGGTTATACAAAAGAGTTTTATGATGAACCAGAACTTAAAAAACTAAATTGGAATAAAGAGAAAAAACTCAAAGATTGCATACTTAATTAA
- the asnB gene encoding asparagine synthase (glutamine-hydrolyzing), translating into MCGIIGTNFLSPRFDKSLELLHHRGPDFQNSIKIDDKQFGHTRLAIIDLDEEANQPMIFDDILLVFNGEIYNYKELIHVEHLECKTKSDSEVLIRLYQKYGFDFLNKLNGMFSFCIYDMKKDLYFCARDRYGKKPFFYYFKDNKFIFSSSVKSILNLLDYKPNLNKVALSKYVQYFVSFGEDSFYQDIYKLEASTLLIYEPNKSPELQKKKYYKINTYKAIKDEKRALNDIEELLFKSVENRLNSDVEVASLLSGGIDSSLISALYTKISGKKINTFSIGYDEYKNYCELDFAQITASHINSNHHPVEINQKEYINHFEQTLDMLEEPHGDSAAIPLNILTKQIHQAGIKTVLSGEGSDEIFLGYDNYAKFLKYYEFEKSLSNEQNLFLNDIIGALQNNTKESEYLRRIVKKQNLYNSFGEIYTDIQRKRLFKKVPTFKSETAKQDPVDWMSYIDLKIWLGESLLSKVDRISMGNSLEVRTPFLDFNLVNYMFSVESSIKVGDTNKYLLKKIASKYIPDTIINRTKKGFNSPFNEWLNKEYKDKILDVIVEVNNQTNLFNHEYILYIYELSKSNKFKQHLYSLFVFSLWYKKEFLS; encoded by the coding sequence ATGTGTGGAATTATTGGAACAAATTTTTTATCACCTAGATTTGATAAATCTTTAGAACTTTTACATCATAGAGGTCCAGACTTTCAAAATTCAATTAAAATTGATGATAAACAATTTGGTCATACAAGACTTGCAATAATTGATTTAGATGAAGAAGCAAATCAGCCAATGATATTTGATGATATCTTACTTGTTTTTAATGGTGAAATTTATAATTACAAAGAATTGATTCACGTGGAACATTTAGAGTGTAAAACAAAAAGTGATAGTGAAGTATTAATAAGACTTTATCAAAAGTATGGATTTGATTTTTTAAATAAATTAAATGGAATGTTTTCTTTTTGTATTTATGATATGAAAAAAGATTTATATTTCTGTGCACGTGATAGATATGGTAAAAAACCATTTTTCTACTATTTTAAAGATAATAAGTTTATTTTCTCATCAAGTGTAAAATCAATTTTAAATCTACTTGATTATAAACCAAATCTAAATAAAGTAGCACTTTCTAAATATGTGCAATATTTTGTATCTTTTGGTGAAGATTCTTTTTATCAAGATATTTATAAACTTGAAGCTTCTACATTGTTGATTTATGAGCCAAATAAAAGCCCTGAGCTTCAAAAGAAGAAATATTACAAGATAAATACCTATAAAGCTATAAAGGACGAAAAACGAGCTTTAAATGACATTGAAGAGCTATTATTTAAAAGTGTTGAAAATAGACTTAATAGTGACGTTGAAGTTGCTTCACTTTTAAGTGGTGGAATTGATAGTTCATTAATCTCTGCACTTTATACAAAAATTTCTGGAAAGAAAATTAATACCTTTAGTATTGGTTATGATGAATATAAAAATTATTGTGAACTAGATTTTGCACAAATTACAGCAAGTCATATAAACTCAAATCATCATCCAGTAGAAATAAATCAAAAAGAGTATATTAATCATTTTGAGCAAACACTTGATATGCTTGAAGAACCCCATGGAGATAGTGCAGCAATTCCCTTGAATATCTTAACAAAACAGATACATCAAGCTGGAATAAAAACTGTATTATCTGGTGAAGGAAGTGATGAGATATTTTTAGGTTATGATAATTATGCAAAGTTTTTAAAATATTATGAATTTGAAAAAAGTTTATCAAATGAACAAAATCTTTTTTTAAATGATATCATTGGAGCTTTACAAAATAATACTAAAGAGAGTGAATATTTAAGACGAATTGTAAAAAAACAAAATCTTTATAACTCTTTTGGAGAAATTTATACTGATATTCAAAGGAAAAGATTATTCAAAAAAGTTCCAACATTTAAAAGTGAAACTGCAAAACAAGATCCAGTTGATTGGATGAGTTATATTGATTTAAAAATATGGCTAGGAGAATCACTTTTATCAAAAGTTGATAGAATATCTATGGGAAATTCTTTAGAAGTGCGAACTCCATTTTTAGATTTTAATTTAGTAAATTATATGTTTAGTGTAGAATCATCTATCAAAGTTGGCGATACAAATAAATATCTCTTAAAGAAAATTGCTTCAAAATATATTCCTGATACAATAATAAATAGAACAAAAAAAGGATTTAATTCACCTTTTAACGAGTGGTTAAATAAAGAGTATAAAGATAAAATACTTGATGTAATTGTTGAAGTAAATAATCAAACAAATTTATTTAATCATGAGTATATTTTGTATATTTACGAGCTTTCAAAATCAAATAAATTTAAACAGCATTTATATTCACTTTTTGTTTTTTCTTTATGGTATAAAAAAGAATTTCTTTCTTAA
- a CDS encoding TRAP transporter substrate-binding protein, with the protein MKKIFVKLSFLFVCLSLITSLQADDKVYKLTMATTWTDTTSPLIDAAKNMAKLANDMSNGRLVIKVDAANKHKSPFGVLDMVKAGQYDMGHTASYYWKGKDINTLPFTSMPFGLTSPEQYAWFYYGGGLDLMQKVYAKHGILSFPGGSTGVQMGGWFRKEINSLDDLKGLKMRIPGFAGEIMAKLGVQVTNNAPGELYMSLERGTIDALEWVGPSMDISMGFHKIAPFYYTGWHEPASEMQFIINTKKFEKLPADLKEILLVAIRVSAYDMYIQNYDMNATAWQKMKADYPDIKVKTFPKPVMDAMKKANQELRVQMSKESPLLKEVLDSQDAYMKKVREWTKMSDYLYLKDNLE; encoded by the coding sequence ATGAAAAAAATCTTTGTCAAATTATCTTTTTTATTTGTTTGTTTAAGTTTAATTACTTCTTTACAAGCAGATGATAAAGTATACAAATTAACAATGGCAACAACATGGACAGATACTACATCTCCATTAATTGACGCAGCAAAAAATATGGCTAAATTAGCTAATGATATGTCAAATGGAAGATTAGTTATAAAAGTTGATGCAGCAAATAAACATAAATCACCATTTGGTGTTTTAGATATGGTTAAAGCTGGACAATATGATATGGGTCACACAGCATCATATTATTGGAAAGGAAAAGATATAAATACTTTGCCTTTTACATCTATGCCTTTTGGTCTAACAAGTCCTGAACAATATGCGTGGTTTTATTATGGTGGTGGTTTGGATTTAATGCAAAAAGTTTATGCTAAACATGGTATTTTATCTTTTCCAGGTGGAAGCACAGGTGTTCAGATGGGTGGATGGTTTAGAAAAGAAATTAACTCACTTGATGATTTAAAAGGACTTAAAATGAGAATACCAGGTTTTGCTGGTGAAATTATGGCAAAACTAGGTGTTCAAGTTACAAATAATGCTCCAGGTGAACTTTATATGTCTTTAGAAAGAGGAACAATTGATGCACTTGAATGGGTTGGACCTTCAATGGATATAAGTATGGGATTTCATAAAATTGCGCCATTTTATTATACAGGTTGGCATGAACCTGCTTCAGAAATGCAATTTATTATAAATACTAAAAAGTTTGAAAAGTTACCAGCTGATTTAAAAGAGATTTTACTTGTTGCAATAAGAGTTAGTGCATACGATATGTATATTCAAAATTATGATATGAATGCAACAGCATGGCAAAAAATGAAAGCTGATTACCCAGATATTAAAGTGAAAACTTTTCCTAAACCTGTAATGGATGCAATGAAAAAAGCAAATCAGGAATTAAGAGTTCAGATGTCTAAAGAAAGTCCATTATTAAAAGAAGTTTTAGATTCACAAGATGCTTATATGAAGAAAGTTAGAGAGTGGACTAAAATGTCAGATTATTTATATTTAAAAGATAATCTAGAATAG